A region of the Saccharomyces cerevisiae S288C chromosome II, complete sequence genome:
GGGTAAGTACAGAAACAGAAGATGGACTCAAAGAAGAGGTCCATTAGTTGTCTACGCTGAAGACAACGGTATCGTCAAGGCCTTGAGAAACGTTCCAGGTGTTGAAACTGCCAACGTTGCTTCTTTGAACTTGTTGCAATTGGCTCCAGGTGCTCACTTGGGTAGATTCGTTATCTGGACCGAAGCTGCTTTCACCAAGTTGGACCAAGTCTGGGGTTCCGAAACCGTTGCCTCCTCCAAGGTCGGCTACACTTTGCCATCCCATATCATCTCCACTTCTGATGTCACCAGAATTATCAACTCTTCCGAAATCCAATCTGCTATCAGACCAGCTGGCCAAGCTACTCAAAAGCGTACTCAcgttttgaagaagaaccCATTGAAGAACAAGCAAGTCTTGTTGAGATTGAACCCTTACGCCAAGGTCTTTGCTGCTGAAAAGCTAGGTTCCAAGAAGGCTGAAAAGACTGGTACCAAGCCAGCTGCTGTTTTCACCGAAACTTTGAAACACGATTAAACTTATTAGTacattaaaaatattcttttattttttatatacatacataaGCCTTTAATACCTTTAAAGCGGTAACGACTGCCTCTTGAACTTaaaattattcttttttttggatatttGTTCGTTATGTTTAATGTATATATGTTGATGTTCGATCAGTTTTACGATATGCTCTTATAGGAACATTTACAGTTTTCCCCGCATTGAGTCCAGACCGAAGGTTACATACAAGATTTCTTCAGCGTTTGTTACTTCAGGAAGGCAATGGTAATCATACGTATCACATTGAGCAACCTACTGAGGGAGAAAGGAGATTTGTGCCTGGAACTACTTCGTGTAGACAAAGGAATATACCCCTTTGATACTTCTCAACCAATTGGTAGTATGCAGGTGCTGCTCCCCCACGCTAGTAATTACCCCGGTTCCGCTcaattttatctttttgaCGCGGCTACGAAACTCGGTTTCGAGCAGTCCGTTAACTTAAACTACAGTGAAAATCATTGGTTAAACAACACTCCATGCCAGTATCTGTATGTGTTTTTGCAACAAGCACGACTGGAGTAATAAAGAGTCACGCTAGCAAAATTTGTCTCTATAAGATTAAGATTCTGCTTTATAGCTTTGGAACCTTTCGTAGCTGTAGCCCGCTACGTAGAAATACATAACAATAGAataatctttcaaaaatgtcaCACC
Encoded here:
- a CDS encoding uncharacterized protein (hypothetical protein; conserved among S. cerevisiae strains; YBR032W is not an essential gene), translated to MVIIRITLSNLLREKGDLCLELLRVDKGIYPFDTSQPIGSMQVLLPHASNYPGSAQFYLFDAATKLGFEQSVNLNYSENHWLNNTPCQYLYVFLQQARLE